Proteins co-encoded in one Populus trichocarpa isolate Nisqually-1 chromosome 10, P.trichocarpa_v4.1, whole genome shotgun sequence genomic window:
- the LOC7468456 gene encoding uncharacterized protein LOC7468456, with protein sequence MGSVSSSTVMAEKISWYCALLMALMLVLSCCEVSETELSTVGHPRFFENKPCDEIYVVREGETLNTISEKCGDPYIVEENPHIHDPDDVFPGLVIKITPLIDRYTPDDVSSPMRWFV encoded by the coding sequence ATGGGTTCTGTTTCTTCATCAACTGTTATGGCAGAAAAGATCTCTTGGTACTGTGCTTTGTTGATGGCACTAATGCTGGTTTTGAGCTGCTGTGAAGTGAGCGAAACCGAATTGTCCACGGTTGGGCACCCGAGGTTTTTTGAGAACAAGCCATGCGATGAGATTTATGTGGTTCGAGAAGGTGAGACTTTAAACACTATTAGTGAGAAATGTGGGGATCCTTATATTGTTGAGGAAAATCCACACATTCATGACCCAGATGATGTTTTCCCTGGCCTGGTCATCAAGATTACTCCTTTAATCGATAGGTATACTCCAGATGATGTATCATCTCCGATGAGATGGTTTGTATAA